A region from the Pseudomonas cucumis genome encodes:
- a CDS encoding carbohydrate ABC transporter permease yields MDISQPVRKSRLTNPGWFLVSPSVALLLLWMIVPLGMTVYFSMIRYNLLYPGENQFVGLENFSYFLSDSGFLPGATNTLLLVGSVLLISVVFGVLISALLEASEFLGRGIVRVMLISPFFIMPTVGALIWKNLIFHPVSGILAYIWKLFGAQPVDWLAHYPLLSIIIIVSWQWLPFAILILMTAMQSLDQEQKEAARLDGAGPIAIFWHLTLPHLARPIAVVVMIETIFLLSVFAEIFTTTNGGPGYASTNLAYLIYNQALVQFDVGMASAGGLIAVLIANVAAIVLVRMIGKNLTDKA; encoded by the coding sequence ATGGACATCTCCCAACCGGTGCGCAAAAGCCGGTTGACCAACCCCGGCTGGTTTCTGGTCAGCCCATCGGTGGCGTTGCTGTTGCTATGGATGATCGTGCCGCTGGGCATGACCGTTTACTTTTCAATGATCCGCTACAACCTGCTCTACCCCGGTGAAAACCAGTTCGTGGGGCTGGAGAACTTCAGCTACTTTCTGAGCGATTCGGGTTTCCTGCCCGGCGCCACCAACACCCTGTTGCTGGTGGGCAGCGTGCTGCTGATCAGCGTGGTGTTCGGCGTGTTGATCAGTGCATTGCTGGAGGCCAGTGAGTTTCTCGGTCGCGGCATTGTGCGGGTGATGTTGATCTCGCCGTTCTTCATCATGCCCACCGTCGGTGCGCTGATCTGGAAGAACCTGATCTTTCACCCGGTCTCGGGGATTCTCGCCTACATCTGGAAGCTGTTCGGCGCACAGCCGGTGGACTGGCTGGCGCATTACCCGCTGCTGTCGATCATCATCATTGTCTCGTGGCAGTGGCTGCCCTTCGCGATCCTGATCCTGATGACCGCCATGCAGTCCCTCGATCAGGAACAGAAAGAAGCCGCACGCCTGGACGGTGCCGGTCCCATCGCGATTTTCTGGCACCTGACCCTGCCGCACCTGGCCCGGCCGATTGCGGTGGTGGTGATGATTGAAACCATCTTCCTGCTGTCGGTGTTTGCCGAAATCTTCACCACCACCAACGGTGGCCCCGGCTACGCCTCGACCAACCTCGCGTACCTGATCTACAACCAGGCGCTGGTGCAGTTCGACGTCGGCATGGCGTCCGCCGGTGGTTTGATCGCGGTGTTGATTGCCAACGTCGCGGCCATCGTGCTGGTGCGAATGATCGGCAAAAACCTGACAGACAAAGCCTGA
- a CDS encoding ABC transporter substrate-binding protein, with protein MQPSVKALLALTCMTLSSVSLGAQTLTIATVNNSDMIRMQKLSKTFEAEHPDIKLNWVVLEENVLRQRLTTDIATQGGQFDVLTIGMYEAALWGAKGWLEPMKDLPASYALDDVFPSVREGLSVKGTLYALPFYAESSITYYRTDLFKDAGLSMPERPTWTQISEFASKLTNKDKEQYGICLRGKAGWGENMALITTVANAYGARWFDEKWQPEFTGPEWKNALNFYVDTMKKSGPPGASSNGFNENLALFNSGKCAIWVDASVAGSFVTDKTQSKVSDHVGFTYAPHETTDKGSAWLYSWALAIPTSSKAKDAAKTFSTWATSKEYGALVAEKDGIANVPPGTRASTYTEAYMNAAPFAKVTLESLKAADPSKPSLKPVPYIGIQLVTIPEFQAVGTQVGKLFSAALIGQTTVDQALTAAQSTTEREMKRAGYPK; from the coding sequence ATGCAACCTTCTGTAAAAGCTCTGCTTGCCCTCACCTGCATGACCCTCAGTAGCGTCAGCCTCGGCGCCCAGACCCTGACCATTGCCACCGTCAACAACAGCGACATGATCCGCATGCAAAAACTCTCGAAAACCTTCGAGGCCGAGCATCCGGACATCAAGCTCAATTGGGTGGTGCTTGAAGAAAACGTTCTGCGTCAACGCCTGACCACCGACATCGCCACCCAGGGCGGACAGTTCGATGTGTTGACCATCGGCATGTACGAAGCTGCACTCTGGGGCGCCAAGGGTTGGCTGGAACCCATGAAGGACTTGCCGGCCAGCTACGCCCTCGACGACGTGTTCCCTTCGGTCCGTGAAGGCCTTTCGGTCAAGGGCACGCTCTATGCCCTGCCGTTCTACGCGGAAAGCTCTATAACCTATTATCGCACCGACCTGTTCAAGGACGCCGGGCTGAGCATGCCCGAACGCCCGACCTGGACTCAGATCAGCGAATTTGCCAGCAAACTCACCAATAAGGACAAAGAACAGTACGGCATCTGCCTGCGCGGCAAGGCTGGCTGGGGCGAGAACATGGCGCTGATCACCACTGTCGCCAATGCTTATGGCGCACGCTGGTTCGATGAAAAATGGCAGCCGGAATTCACCGGGCCTGAGTGGAAGAACGCGCTGAACTTCTACGTCGACACCATGAAGAAGTCCGGCCCGCCGGGCGCGTCGAGCAACGGTTTCAACGAAAACCTGGCGCTGTTCAACAGCGGCAAGTGTGCGATCTGGGTCGATGCCAGCGTCGCCGGCTCGTTCGTCACCGACAAGACCCAAAGCAAGGTCAGCGATCACGTCGGCTTCACCTACGCACCGCATGAAACCACCGACAAAGGTTCGGCCTGGTTGTATTCCTGGGCGCTGGCCATTCCGACCAGTTCCAAGGCCAAGGATGCGGCGAAAACGTTCAGTACCTGGGCCACTTCCAAGGAATATGGTGCGCTGGTCGCGGAGAAAGACGGCATCGCCAACGTGCCGCCAGGCACTCGCGCCTCGACTTACACCGAGGCCTACATGAATGCCGCACCGTTCGCCAAGGTGACGCTGGAATCACTGAAGGCTGCGGACCCGAGCAAACCGTCCCTCAAACCCGTGCCCTACATCGGCATCCAGCTGGTGACCATTCCTGAATTCCAGGCCGTAGGCACCCAGGTCGGCAAGCTGTTCTCCGCGGCGCTGATCGGCCAGACCACGGTCGACCAGGCCCTGACTGCTGCCCAGTCAACCACCGAACGTGAAATGAAGCGCGCCGGTTATCCCAAGTAA
- a CDS encoding AraC family transcriptional regulator, with the protein MSRPPRVTDPSYELMDDHNGLSIIYRQHGFPCPLVRWHFHKEYELHLIVASSGKVFIGDYIGNFYPETLFLTGPNLPHNWISQVAEDEVVEKRDMLVNFTDELFESGHQVFAELKTLVPLLERAQYGIEFRCKRTIRQAMALMQRIADTQGMTRLGHFFILLELLATSDDYQLLSGATTPQLADEHNIDRTNRAVDYIFAHYARDLPLEEVAEHLGLKPTYFSRVFKQATGRCFIEFVNRLRISKSCELLADGDKTVTDVCFESGFNNISNFNRRFQQLKGMTPSYYRRLAVQRLTEQNQH; encoded by the coding sequence ATGAGCCGACCACCCAGAGTTACCGACCCTTCTTACGAATTGATGGACGACCATAACGGGTTGTCCATCATCTATCGTCAGCACGGTTTCCCCTGCCCTTTGGTGCGCTGGCATTTCCACAAGGAATACGAACTGCACCTGATCGTCGCTAGCTCCGGCAAGGTGTTCATCGGTGACTACATCGGTAATTTCTACCCGGAAACGCTGTTCCTCACCGGCCCCAACCTTCCGCACAACTGGATCAGCCAGGTGGCCGAAGACGAAGTGGTGGAAAAGCGCGACATGCTGGTCAACTTCACCGATGAACTGTTTGAAAGCGGTCATCAGGTGTTCGCCGAACTCAAGACACTCGTGCCCTTGCTGGAGCGCGCGCAGTACGGCATCGAATTTCGTTGCAAACGGACTATCCGCCAGGCCATGGCCTTGATGCAGCGCATTGCCGACACCCAGGGCATGACCCGGCTCGGGCATTTTTTCATTCTGCTGGAATTGCTGGCGACGTCTGACGACTATCAGTTGCTATCCGGTGCCACCACGCCGCAATTGGCCGATGAGCACAACATCGATCGTACCAACCGGGCGGTGGATTACATTTTTGCCCATTACGCCCGCGATCTGCCATTGGAAGAAGTCGCCGAGCACTTGGGCCTGAAGCCGACCTACTTCAGCCGCGTGTTCAAACAGGCCACCGGGCGCTGCTTTATCGAATTCGTCAATCGCCTGCGCATCAGCAAATCCTGCGAATTGCTGGCCGATGGCGATAAAACGGTGACCGATGTGTGTTTCGAATCGGGTTTCAATAATATTTCCAACTTTAATCGGCGTTTCCAGCAGCTCAAGGGCATGACGCCGTCGTACTACCGGCGGTTGGCGGTGCAGCGTTTGACTGAGCAGAATCAGCACTGA
- a CDS encoding PI-PLC domain-containing protein — translation MNDIKNNDANNNWMAATPSIDALSICELTLPGTHNAGSDWQASYPLLGPPRHWLACQHNTFHTQLHHGSRVLDIRLIYEPEAEGLGKFRAHHNGHRNSRTLGNLITDVNDFLRKNPDEFIILDFHSLDGENFDYDYFNKVMIHLLGDRLIPSSNLPLSLRKLKQVSSEQRVFAAAKSHWQLDRSVFINQVHHKWTGNGITGIDELKKYIEGVLQAPPGTWAPWSLSATSYSALGGPVDIHDPLNEWFDPTTDDWAMKCNIINVDFIEESKIVSYCRAANLTKARHKLK, via the coding sequence ATGAACGATATTAAAAACAACGACGCCAACAATAACTGGATGGCCGCTACGCCGTCCATTGATGCACTATCGATCTGTGAGTTGACGTTGCCCGGGACCCACAATGCGGGCAGTGACTGGCAGGCGTCTTATCCGTTGCTCGGCCCTCCCCGTCACTGGCTGGCTTGTCAGCACAACACTTTCCATACTCAATTGCATCACGGCTCCAGGGTTCTCGATATTCGCCTGATCTACGAGCCAGAGGCAGAGGGACTTGGAAAATTTCGTGCTCACCACAATGGTCATCGAAATTCCCGAACACTGGGTAATTTGATAACCGATGTAAACGACTTCCTGCGAAAGAATCCCGACGAGTTCATCATTCTGGACTTCCACAGTCTCGACGGCGAGAACTTTGATTACGATTATTTCAATAAAGTGATGATCCACCTGCTGGGCGACCGCCTCATCCCCAGCAGCAACCTGCCTCTTAGTCTTCGTAAGCTAAAACAAGTCAGTTCTGAACAGCGAGTGTTTGCCGCTGCCAAGTCGCACTGGCAACTTGATCGCAGTGTATTTATTAATCAGGTCCATCATAAATGGACAGGCAATGGCATCACCGGAATCGACGAGTTAAAAAAATACATCGAGGGTGTTCTGCAAGCTCCGCCTGGCACCTGGGCACCCTGGTCGTTATCTGCCACCAGTTACAGCGCTCTCGGCGGCCCCGTGGACATTCATGACCCACTGAATGAATGGTTCGACCCGACAACAGACGACTGGGCGATGAAGTGCAACATTATCAATGTCGATTTCATTGAAGAGTCAAAGATCGTTTCTTACTGCCGAGCCGCGAACCTGACCAAAGCCCGCCATAAACTCAAATAG
- a CDS encoding glycosyltransferase: protein MTPLPITKVLVIGYVWPEPHSSAASGHVMQILETFLQQGWDITFSSPAGPGEHKADLTELGIREVPIELNNSSFDAFVSELAPDIVLFDQFMMEEQFGWRVEKHCPDALRVLETSDLQSLRNARHQRLKERLKASDDANDFNELFAPALREEFELMADTDLAKREIAALYRCDLNLMISEVEIELLIEQFGLPQQLLHWCPLMVEPLTTASPAFEDRAHFLSIGNFRHAPNWDAVLWMKTTIWPLIRAQLPEAQLHIYGAYTPPKATALHNAAQGFHVMNWAEDALQVMSAARVCLAPLRFGAGIKGKIVDAMICGTPSVTTPIGAEAMHASHPWPGAVTCTAQEFATCAVQLYKDEIQWRTAQSQGQALLMDRYQRAIHGPALIEKLLYCQQHLPQLRKNNFTGSMLRHHAHKSTQYMAQWIEAKNQKKPPQ, encoded by the coding sequence ATGACTCCCCTTCCCATCACCAAAGTCCTGGTCATCGGTTACGTCTGGCCCGAACCCCACTCTTCAGCGGCCAGCGGGCACGTCATGCAAATCCTCGAAACGTTCTTGCAGCAAGGCTGGGACATTACCTTCAGCAGCCCGGCCGGCCCCGGCGAGCATAAGGCAGACCTCACCGAGCTGGGCATTCGCGAGGTGCCGATCGAACTCAACAACAGCAGTTTCGACGCTTTCGTCAGCGAGCTGGCGCCGGACATCGTGCTGTTCGACCAATTCATGATGGAGGAACAGTTCGGCTGGCGAGTAGAGAAACACTGCCCCGACGCCCTGCGCGTGCTGGAGACCTCCGATCTGCAAAGCCTGCGAAATGCCCGGCATCAGCGGCTCAAGGAACGCTTGAAGGCCAGTGACGACGCCAACGATTTCAACGAATTATTCGCCCCGGCATTGCGTGAAGAGTTCGAGCTCATGGCCGATACCGATCTGGCGAAGCGGGAGATCGCCGCGCTGTATCGCTGCGACTTGAACCTGATGATCTCCGAAGTGGAGATTGAATTGCTGATCGAGCAGTTCGGGTTACCGCAACAACTGCTGCACTGGTGCCCGTTGATGGTCGAACCGCTGACCACCGCATCGCCAGCCTTTGAAGACCGTGCGCATTTCCTCAGTATCGGTAACTTCCGCCACGCGCCCAACTGGGATGCCGTGCTCTGGATGAAAACCACGATCTGGCCGTTGATCCGTGCGCAGTTGCCAGAGGCGCAACTGCATATCTATGGCGCCTATACGCCGCCCAAAGCCACCGCCCTGCACAACGCGGCCCAAGGGTTTCATGTGATGAACTGGGCAGAAGATGCATTGCAAGTCATGTCCGCGGCCCGGGTGTGCCTGGCGCCGTTACGCTTCGGTGCGGGCATCAAAGGCAAGATCGTCGACGCAATGATTTGCGGAACGCCCAGTGTCACAACGCCGATCGGCGCTGAAGCCATGCACGCAAGTCACCCCTGGCCGGGGGCTGTCACTTGCACGGCGCAAGAGTTCGCCACGTGTGCGGTTCAGCTTTATAAAGACGAGATACAGTGGCGAACGGCCCAGTCTCAAGGGCAAGCTTTATTGATGGACCGTTATCAACGCGCGATACATGGCCCTGCACTGATTGAAAAATTGCTGTATTGCCAACAACACCTGCCACAACTAAGAAAGAACAACTTTACCGGCAGCATGTTGCGCCATCACGCCCACAAGAGCACACAATACATGGCTCAGTGGATTGAAGCGAAAAACCAGAAAAAACCACCCCAGTAA